Proteins found in one Actinokineospora alba genomic segment:
- a CDS encoding phospho-sugar mutase — protein MTRLTSDLRDRAFRWIADDPDPDTKLELQKVVAAAMGGDPAAVDEVADRMAGTLEFGTAGLRGPVRAGSNGMNRAVVIRTTAGLAQWLKAQGRGSGIVIVGRDARRGSEAFYADAAGVLAAAGFDVRVLPRPLPTPVLAFAVRKFGAVAGIQITASHNPPADNGYKLYLDSGAQIVPPADREIEAAVTVSPPAVSVPRSDSWTTLGEDVLQAYLDRVSSLPHGTARELRVVATALHGVGAGTLALALNQAGFVDVRMVSEQAQPDPDFPTVPFPNPEEPGATDLLLAKAAEVEADVAIALDPDADRCAVGVRGADGAWRMLLGDETGALLGVHILSTLDRVMHPDALVANTIVSSSLLKSIASAANVRYDATLTGFKWLMRAGDGNGTGLVYAYEEALGHCVDPDSVRDKDGISAAVLVCDLAATLRAAGRTLLDALDDLAVTHGLHLTRQVSLRVTDLARIGKLMSDLRVDPPAELAGVPVTSEDLLPAADVLRFSGEGVRVIVRPSGTEPKIKAYLEIVEPVANRSTLADVRARATGSLDALADEVAGLLR, from the coding sequence GTGACCCGGCTGACCTCGGACCTGCGTGACCGCGCGTTCCGATGGATCGCCGACGACCCCGACCCGGACACCAAGCTGGAGCTGCAGAAGGTCGTCGCGGCCGCCATGGGCGGCGACCCGGCGGCGGTCGACGAGGTGGCCGACCGGATGGCGGGCACGCTGGAGTTCGGCACCGCCGGGCTGCGCGGGCCGGTCCGCGCGGGCTCCAACGGGATGAACCGCGCGGTGGTCATCCGCACGACCGCCGGTCTCGCGCAGTGGCTCAAGGCGCAGGGCCGCGGTTCGGGCATCGTGATCGTCGGCCGGGACGCGCGGCGCGGGTCGGAGGCGTTCTACGCGGACGCCGCCGGAGTGCTCGCCGCGGCCGGGTTCGACGTGCGGGTGCTTCCCCGTCCGCTGCCGACCCCGGTGCTGGCGTTCGCCGTGCGCAAGTTCGGCGCGGTGGCGGGAATCCAGATCACCGCGTCGCACAACCCGCCCGCGGACAACGGGTACAAGCTCTACCTCGACTCGGGTGCGCAGATCGTGCCGCCCGCGGACCGGGAGATCGAGGCCGCCGTCACGGTGAGCCCGCCGGCGGTGTCGGTGCCGCGCTCGGACAGCTGGACCACCCTGGGCGAAGACGTCCTGCAGGCATACCTGGACCGGGTGTCGTCACTGCCGCATGGCACTGCCCGGGAACTGCGGGTGGTGGCGACGGCCCTGCACGGCGTGGGCGCGGGGACTCTGGCGCTGGCGTTGAACCAGGCCGGGTTCGTCGATGTGCGGATGGTCTCGGAGCAGGCCCAGCCGGACCCGGACTTCCCGACCGTGCCGTTTCCGAACCCGGAGGAGCCGGGCGCCACGGATCTGTTGCTGGCCAAGGCAGCCGAGGTCGAGGCGGATGTCGCGATCGCACTGGACCCGGACGCCGACCGGTGCGCCGTGGGCGTCCGCGGCGCTGACGGCGCTTGGCGGATGCTGCTGGGCGACGAGACCGGCGCACTGCTCGGGGTGCACATTCTGTCCACTTTGGACCGGGTGATGCACCCGGACGCGTTGGTGGCCAACACCATCGTGTCGTCTTCACTACTCAAGTCGATCGCCTCGGCTGCGAACGTCCGGTACGACGCCACCCTGACCGGTTTCAAGTGGCTGATGCGGGCGGGCGACGGGAACGGCACCGGACTCGTCTACGCCTATGAGGAAGCCCTCGGCCACTGCGTCGACCCGGACTCGGTGCGGGACAAGGACGGCATCTCGGCTGCCGTGCTGGTGTGCGACCTGGCGGCGACGCTGCGGGCCGCGGGCCGGACCCTGCTGGACGCCTTGGACGACCTCGCCGTCACGCACGGGCTGCACCTGACCCGGCAGGTTTCCTTGCGCGTCACGGATTTGGCGCGGATCGGGAAGCTCATGTCGGACCTTCGGGTAGATCCGCCCGCCGAGCTGGCGGGGGTACCGGTGACCAGCGAGGACCTGCTGCCCGCGGCGGATGTGCTGCGGTTCAGTGGGGAGGGTGTGCGGGTGATCGTGCGTCCATCCGGGACAGAGCCGAAGATCAAGGCATATCTGGAGATCGTGGAACCGGTGGCGAACCGTTCGACGCTGGCCGACGTCCGGGCTCGGGCAACGGGATCGCTGGACGCGTTGGCCGATGAGGTGGCCGGGCTCCTGCGGTAG
- a CDS encoding SDR family oxidoreductase, translating into MEDIDFTVSRPSMGQDVTIFAAAKAAAAKMTEDGRIISIGTLVNDRVAFPNYTHYATTKTALIGLTKGLGRELGPRGITVNLVNPGPTDTELNPANGPYADTIRGFTALGRFAEPSEVAGAVAFLAGPDGRYVTGATLTIDGGFTS; encoded by the coding sequence TTGGAAGACATCGACTTCACCGTGTCCCGACCGAGCATGGGACAGGACGTGACGATCTTCGCCGCGGCCAAGGCGGCCGCGGCGAAGATGACCGAGGACGGCCGGATCATCTCGATCGGCACCCTGGTCAACGATCGGGTCGCGTTTCCGAACTACACGCACTACGCCACCACCAAGACCGCGCTGATCGGGCTCACCAAGGGACTGGGGCGCGAACTCGGCCCGCGGGGAATCACGGTGAACCTGGTCAACCCGGGCCCGACCGACACGGAGTTGAACCCGGCGAACGGGCCGTACGCCGACACGATCCGCGGGTTCACCGCGCTCGGCCGATTCGCCGAGCCCTCGGAGGTCGCCGGGGCGGTGGCGTTCCTGGCGGGGCCCGACGGGCGATACGTGACCGGCGCGACGCTCACCATCGACGGCGGGTTCACCAGCTGA
- a CDS encoding flavodoxin family protein: MPRLLIVHHTPSPALQAMFEAVVSGAGDPELAEVEVVREPALSATAADVLAADAIVLGTPANIGYMSGALKHFFDTVYYPCLDAGKGTPFGFYVHGNQGTEGAVTSVQSIAKGMGWTPVAEPVVILGQPEKPDLQRCWDLGATVAAHLL; this comes from the coding sequence GTGCCCAGACTTCTGATCGTCCACCACACCCCGTCGCCCGCGTTGCAGGCGATGTTCGAGGCCGTGGTGTCCGGGGCCGGTGATCCCGAGTTGGCCGAGGTCGAAGTCGTCCGCGAGCCCGCCCTCTCGGCGACCGCCGCCGACGTCCTGGCCGCCGACGCCATCGTGCTCGGCACGCCGGCCAACATCGGGTACATGTCGGGTGCGTTGAAGCACTTCTTCGACACCGTCTACTACCCGTGCCTGGACGCCGGGAAGGGCACGCCCTTCGGCTTCTACGTCCACGGCAACCAGGGCACCGAGGGCGCCGTCACCAGCGTCCAGTCCATCGCCAAGGGCATGGGCTGGACGCCGGTGGCCGAGCCCGTGGTCATCCTCGGCCAACCCGAGAAGCCCGACCTCCAGCGCTGCTGGGACCTGGGCGCCACCGTCGCCGCCCACCTCCTCTGA
- a CDS encoding aldo/keto reductase, which yields MKTRLLRDLRVGAQGLGCMGMSEFYGKTDDTESVATIHAALDGGVTLLDTADMYGPHTNEVLVGKAIADRRDQVVLATKFGIVRDPANPMARGVRGDADYIRAACEASLKRLGVDHIDLYYQHRVDPDTPIEETVGAMAELVSAGKVRHLGLSEAGAETIRRANAVHPITALQTEWSLWTRDLEDEVLPVARELGIGIVAYSPLGRGFLTGRFTSRADLPEGDMRDKFQPRFAEGNFEENVAIAERLRAMAAERGVTAGQLALAWVHSRGEDVVPIPGTKRRTYLAENLAAADLALTPEDLKALEAAVPTPAGARYFPESLSTTNR from the coding sequence ATGAAGACCCGCTTGTTGCGCGACCTGCGAGTCGGCGCCCAGGGCCTCGGCTGCATGGGCATGAGCGAGTTCTACGGCAAGACCGACGACACGGAGTCCGTCGCCACCATCCACGCCGCCCTCGACGGCGGCGTCACGCTGCTCGACACCGCGGACATGTACGGCCCGCACACCAACGAGGTGCTGGTCGGCAAGGCCATCGCCGACCGCCGCGACCAGGTCGTGCTGGCCACCAAGTTCGGCATCGTCCGCGACCCGGCCAACCCGATGGCCCGCGGCGTCCGCGGCGACGCCGACTACATCCGCGCCGCGTGCGAAGCGTCGCTGAAGCGGCTCGGCGTCGACCACATCGACCTCTACTACCAGCACCGGGTCGACCCGGACACCCCGATCGAGGAGACCGTCGGCGCGATGGCCGAGCTGGTTTCCGCGGGCAAGGTCCGCCACCTCGGCCTGTCGGAGGCGGGCGCGGAAACGATCCGCCGGGCGAACGCCGTCCACCCGATCACGGCGCTGCAGACCGAGTGGTCACTGTGGACCCGCGACCTGGAGGACGAGGTCCTGCCAGTCGCGCGGGAGTTGGGGATCGGCATCGTGGCGTACTCCCCACTCGGCCGCGGTTTCCTCACCGGCCGTTTCACGTCCCGCGCCGACCTCCCCGAAGGCGACATGCGCGACAAGTTCCAGCCGCGCTTCGCCGAGGGCAACTTCGAGGAGAACGTGGCCATCGCCGAACGCCTGCGCGCCATGGCCGCCGAACGCGGTGTCACGGCGGGCCAGCTCGCCTTGGCGTGGGTGCACAGCCGCGGCGAGGACGTCGTCCCGATTCCGGGGACCAAGCGCCGCACCTACCTGGCGGAGAACCTGGCCGCCGCTGACCTGGCCCTCACGCCCGAGGACCTCAAGGCCCTGGAAGCAGCCGTCCCCACCCCCGCGGGCGCCCGCTACTTCCCCGAGTCCCTCAGCACCACCAACCGCTGA
- a CDS encoding MerR family transcriptional regulator, translated as MTYAIAEAAHRSGLSIDTLRYYERIELISPPARDSAGRRAYSDDDLAWLEFLTKLRTTGMPIQLMREYAALCREGAVTAAPRKEILERHRDDVAARIQQLLACLDVLDYKIDNYDRLARSQEASA; from the coding sequence GTGACATACGCGATCGCCGAGGCGGCCCACCGCAGTGGGCTGTCGATCGACACCCTCCGGTACTACGAGCGCATCGAGCTGATCTCGCCCCCGGCACGTGATTCCGCGGGCAGACGCGCCTACTCCGACGACGACCTCGCGTGGCTGGAGTTCCTGACCAAGCTGCGCACCACCGGCATGCCCATCCAGCTGATGCGCGAGTACGCCGCGCTGTGCCGCGAGGGCGCGGTCACCGCGGCCCCGCGCAAGGAAATCCTGGAACGGCACCGCGACGACGTCGCCGCGCGCATCCAGCAGCTGCTGGCCTGTCTCGACGTCCTCGACTACAAGATCGACAACTATGACCGCCTCGCGCGGTCCCAGGAGGCTTCCGCATGA
- a CDS encoding type II toxin-antitoxin system death-on-curing family toxin produces the protein MTTYLDASDLLVLAAAVTGGDLVVRDLGLLDSAAHRPRATVLGVEAYDNLWLKAAALLDSIVRSRPLAEGNWRLGWVAVVTFCDLNGWWIDAETDDALDLVREVGRGALEVPKLAEHLEAWALPKESDL, from the coding sequence GTGACGACTTATCTCGACGCCAGCGACCTGCTCGTCCTGGCCGCCGCCGTGACCGGGGGCGACTTGGTAGTCCGCGATCTTGGCCTGCTCGACTCCGCCGCGCACCGTCCGCGCGCGACCGTGCTCGGTGTCGAGGCCTACGACAACCTGTGGCTCAAGGCCGCCGCCCTGCTCGACTCCATCGTGCGCAGCCGCCCGCTGGCCGAGGGGAACTGGCGCCTGGGCTGGGTCGCGGTGGTGACCTTCTGCGACCTCAACGGCTGGTGGATCGACGCCGAGACCGACGACGCCCTCGACCTGGTCCGCGAAGTCGGCCGGGGCGCGCTGGAGGTCCCGAAGCTCGCCGAACACCTGGAAGCGTGGGCTTTGCCGAAGGAAAGCGATTTGTAG
- a CDS encoding ribbon-helix-helix protein, CopG family: MAMTLRLTDEENAHLDELAAAEGRSKQEILRLALADRWARLHREEQLGEVLGRVLPRYRGLLDRIGTV, encoded by the coding sequence ATGGCGATGACACTGCGCTTGACCGACGAGGAGAACGCCCACCTCGACGAACTCGCGGCCGCGGAAGGGCGCTCCAAGCAGGAGATCCTGCGGTTGGCGCTGGCCGACCGCTGGGCCCGGCTGCACCGCGAGGAGCAGCTCGGCGAGGTCCTCGGCCGCGTCCTGCCCCGCTACCGTGGCCTGCTCGACCGCATCGGCACGGTGTGA
- a CDS encoding TetR/AcrR family transcriptional regulator, translated as MPRPKTHDDALRVRLLDRAGELVSAQGASALSLRKLASDVDTSTTAVYSLFGGKPALVRELYVEAFDRLGRRLRTVTPSDDPKEDLVRLGLAYREAALADPHLYGVMFGDVIPGFEPDEDAHAEALAALAPLRDLIHAGVDAGVFAGPTQDLAVACWGIVHGLVSLELSGNLPPDLDVERTYERALRNQLVGWLL; from the coding sequence GTGCCCAGACCGAAGACCCATGACGACGCGCTGCGGGTCCGACTGCTCGACCGGGCCGGTGAGCTGGTCTCCGCCCAGGGCGCGTCCGCGTTGAGCCTGCGCAAACTCGCCTCCGACGTCGACACCTCGACCACGGCGGTCTATTCCCTCTTCGGCGGCAAGCCCGCGTTGGTGCGTGAGCTGTACGTCGAGGCGTTCGACCGGCTCGGCCGCAGGCTGCGCACGGTGACGCCGTCCGACGACCCGAAAGAGGACCTGGTCCGCCTGGGCCTGGCCTACCGGGAGGCCGCCCTGGCCGACCCGCACCTCTACGGCGTGATGTTCGGCGACGTCATCCCCGGGTTCGAGCCCGACGAGGACGCGCACGCCGAGGCCCTGGCCGCGCTGGCGCCGCTGCGGGACCTCATCCACGCGGGCGTCGACGCGGGCGTGTTCGCCGGGCCCACCCAGGACCTGGCGGTGGCCTGCTGGGGCATCGTGCACGGGCTGGTGTCGCTGGAGCTGTCCGGCAACCTGCCACCGGACCTCGACGTCGAGCGCACCTACGAGCGCGCGCTGCGCAACCAGCTCGTCGGCTGGCTGCTCTAG
- the upp gene encoding uracil phosphoribosyltransferase, producing the protein MDVLTVDHPLAKARLTVMRDARTDSANFRAALHELTVMLTYEAMRAAPLRVERIHTPVARTDGHWLANPPLLVPVLRAGLGMADQAHKLIPDAQMGFVGLARDEETLQPTPYMESLPADLSDRAVFVLDPMLATGGSMVYTIKLLVDRGATDVTAICALAAPEGVEHLRQSGLPVRLVTASIDERLNDSGFIVPGLGDAGDRQYGAV; encoded by the coding sequence ATGGACGTCTTGACCGTGGATCACCCGCTCGCCAAAGCCCGTCTCACGGTCATGCGCGACGCGCGCACCGACAGCGCGAATTTCCGGGCGGCGCTGCACGAGCTGACGGTGATGCTCACCTACGAGGCGATGCGCGCCGCACCGCTGCGGGTCGAGCGGATCCACACCCCGGTCGCGCGCACCGACGGGCACTGGCTGGCGAACCCGCCGCTGCTCGTGCCGGTCCTGCGGGCCGGGCTGGGCATGGCCGACCAGGCGCACAAGCTGATCCCCGACGCGCAGATGGGCTTCGTCGGACTGGCCCGCGACGAGGAGACCCTGCAGCCGACGCCGTACATGGAGTCGCTGCCCGCCGACCTGTCCGACCGGGCGGTGTTCGTGCTCGACCCGATGCTCGCCACCGGCGGCTCGATGGTCTACACGATCAAGCTGCTGGTCGACCGCGGCGCCACCGACGTCACCGCGATCTGCGCGCTGGCCGCACCGGAAGGCGTCGAGCATCTGCGCCAGTCCGGTCTGCCCGTCCGGCTCGTCACCGCCAGCATCGATGAGCGGCTCAACGACTCGGGCTTCATCGTCCCCGGCCTCGGCGACGCGGGCGACCGGCAGTACGGCGCGGTCTAG
- a CDS encoding bifunctional polysaccharide deacetylase/glycosyltransferase family 2 protein — protein sequence MARHLRARQPRAHWVLLVAVLVAVAGLLTVQAVMNGGLGAEGASPNGTANNVPAAAREGGAVIDPRGDTPVTVGPKDKMLALTFDDGPDPEWTPKILETLARHNVRATFFITGASAAKHPGLVEEIILRGHEVGHHTTTHTDLRTAGESRTWMELRATDLALAWTANRTTALVRPPYAATPESVDDLAWQSARRLGADGRLVVLSDLDSQDWRKPGVDAIVANSTPRDDRGAILLMHDAGGDRSETVAALDRLIPDLHARGWTIGTVSTTTGLQDSGAVPGLLAQLGGLLLVGIVQLAEFVAGSLEVVLIAATAVAALRTLLVLLTTGMHVRRVRGKRLRPVRYPVTVLVPAYNEAKGIEATLRSILRSRHPLEVIVIDDGSTDATARVVRDLALPRVRLIRQANAGKAAALNTGVAAARTELIVMVDGDTVLEEDAVATLAAHFADPTIGAVSGNAKVGNRGGVLGRWQHIEYVIGFNLDRRMYDVLQCMPTVPGAIGAFRRSAVLEVGGVGEDTLAEDTDLTMALERDGWRVIYAEGAVAWTEAPATLGQLWKQRYRWCYGTLQAVWKHRRAVIEPGQSGKLGRRGLPYLLLFQVLLPVLAPIVDVAAVFGLLAGDAKTTVLTWLGFLLMQAIPAVIAFRLDGERLGPLWALPLQQFVYRQLMYLVVIQSLATAVSGVRLPWHKLERRGQHLAFVGQDSEHRH from the coding sequence GTGGCCCGGCATCTCCGGGCACGCCAGCCGCGTGCGCACTGGGTTCTGCTCGTCGCCGTACTCGTCGCGGTGGCGGGCCTGCTCACAGTGCAAGCGGTCATGAACGGCGGGCTCGGGGCGGAAGGCGCGTCCCCGAACGGCACGGCGAACAACGTCCCCGCCGCCGCGAGGGAAGGCGGAGCGGTCATCGATCCGCGCGGGGACACCCCGGTCACGGTGGGCCCCAAGGACAAGATGCTCGCCCTGACCTTCGACGACGGCCCGGACCCGGAGTGGACGCCGAAGATCCTGGAGACACTCGCCCGGCACAACGTCCGGGCGACGTTCTTCATCACCGGCGCGAGCGCGGCGAAGCATCCCGGCCTCGTCGAGGAGATCATCCTGCGCGGCCACGAGGTCGGCCACCACACCACCACCCACACGGACCTGCGCACAGCGGGCGAGTCGCGCACGTGGATGGAGCTGCGGGCGACGGACCTGGCCCTGGCGTGGACCGCGAACCGCACCACCGCCCTGGTCCGCCCGCCCTACGCCGCGACGCCGGAGTCCGTCGACGACCTGGCCTGGCAGTCCGCGCGCAGGCTTGGGGCCGACGGCAGGCTGGTGGTGCTCTCCGACCTGGACTCGCAGGACTGGCGCAAGCCCGGGGTCGACGCGATCGTCGCCAACTCCACGCCGCGCGACGACCGGGGCGCGATCCTGCTCATGCACGACGCGGGCGGCGACCGGAGCGAGACGGTGGCCGCGCTCGACCGGCTCATCCCCGACCTGCACGCTCGTGGCTGGACCATCGGGACGGTGTCGACGACGACCGGGCTGCAGGACTCGGGCGCCGTGCCGGGGCTGCTGGCCCAGCTGGGCGGGCTGCTGCTCGTGGGCATCGTGCAGCTCGCCGAGTTCGTCGCGGGATCGCTTGAGGTGGTGCTGATCGCCGCGACCGCGGTGGCCGCGCTGCGCACTCTGCTGGTGCTCCTGACAACCGGCATGCACGTGCGCCGGGTCCGGGGAAAGCGTTTGCGTCCCGTCCGCTACCCGGTCACGGTCCTGGTGCCCGCCTACAACGAGGCGAAGGGCATCGAGGCGACCCTGCGGTCGATCCTGCGCTCACGGCACCCGCTGGAGGTCATCGTCATCGACGACGGCTCCACCGACGCCACCGCGCGCGTCGTGCGGGACCTGGCCCTGCCCAGGGTCCGGCTGATCCGGCAGGCCAACGCGGGCAAGGCGGCGGCGCTGAACACCGGCGTCGCGGCCGCGCGGACCGAGCTGATCGTCATGGTCGACGGCGACACCGTGCTGGAGGAGGACGCGGTGGCGACGCTGGCCGCGCACTTCGCCGACCCGACGATCGGGGCGGTGTCGGGCAACGCGAAGGTCGGCAACCGCGGTGGCGTCCTCGGCCGCTGGCAGCACATCGAGTACGTGATCGGCTTCAACCTCGACCGCCGCATGTACGACGTGCTGCAGTGCATGCCGACCGTGCCCGGCGCCATCGGCGCGTTCCGGCGGTCCGCGGTGCTCGAGGTGGGCGGCGTCGGCGAGGACACACTCGCCGAGGACACCGACCTCACCATGGCCCTGGAGCGCGACGGCTGGCGGGTGATCTACGCGGAGGGCGCGGTCGCGTGGACCGAGGCCCCGGCGACGCTCGGGCAGCTGTGGAAGCAGCGATACCGTTGGTGCTACGGCACTTTGCAGGCCGTGTGGAAGCACCGGCGGGCGGTCATCGAGCCCGGGCAGTCGGGCAAGCTCGGCAGGCGCGGGCTGCCGTACCTGCTGCTGTTCCAGGTGTTGCTGCCGGTGCTCGCGCCGATCGTGGACGTCGCCGCCGTGTTCGGCCTGCTCGCGGGCGACGCCAAGACGACGGTGCTGACGTGGCTCGGTTTCCTCCTTATGCAGGCGATTCCGGCGGTCATCGCGTTCCGGCTCGACGGGGAGCGGCTGGGCCCGCTGTGGGCGTTGCCGCTGCAGCAGTTCGTGTACCGGCAGCTGATGTACCTGGTGGTGATCCAGTCGCTGGCCACGGCCGTCTCCGGGGTTCGGCTGCCCTGGCACAAACTGGAGCGGCGCGGTCAGCACCTAGCCTTTGTGGGCCAGGACAGCGAACATCGTCACTGA
- a CDS encoding methyltransferase domain-containing protein, translating to MPESEPSFRTERINPADLDRLVGLLDLQAALPGIQRLRQWALLALDLHPGEKALDVGAGTGEDVQAFAAAVGSAGDAVGVEPNAGMRAVAEERAREKASVARFVDGDAYALPFGDNTFDAVRCERVFQHLAEPERAAAEIARVLRPGGRAVVIDSDWATAILHPGDPSVLDALTTAMLATTPNPYSGRRLAGQLTAAGLKVTDIGSQALIQDNTAADGSLVRMLAATGVGRGAITQEQADKFLADLAAGAQSGDFHMSVTMFAVLAHKG from the coding sequence CGAAAGCGAACCGTCGTTCCGCACCGAGCGGATAAATCCGGCCGACCTCGACCGCCTGGTCGGGCTCCTCGACCTGCAGGCCGCCCTGCCCGGCATCCAGCGCCTGCGCCAGTGGGCACTGCTCGCCCTCGACCTCCACCCCGGCGAGAAGGCGCTCGACGTCGGCGCCGGGACGGGTGAGGATGTGCAGGCCTTCGCCGCCGCGGTCGGGTCCGCGGGGGACGCTGTCGGGGTCGAGCCGAACGCCGGGATGCGTGCCGTCGCCGAGGAACGCGCCCGGGAGAAGGCTTCCGTGGCCCGGTTCGTCGACGGTGACGCCTACGCGCTTCCCTTTGGGGACAACACTTTCGACGCCGTCCGCTGTGAACGGGTCTTCCAGCACCTCGCCGAGCCCGAGCGCGCTGCCGCCGAGATCGCGCGGGTGCTGCGGCCGGGCGGGCGCGCGGTGGTGATCGACTCCGACTGGGCGACCGCGATCCTGCACCCGGGCGACCCGTCCGTCCTCGACGCCCTCACCACCGCCATGCTCGCCACCACGCCCAACCCCTACAGCGGGCGCAGGCTCGCCGGGCAGCTCACGGCCGCGGGCCTGAAGGTGACCGACATCGGCTCGCAGGCGCTGATCCAGGACAACACCGCCGCCGACGGCTCGCTCGTGCGCATGCTGGCCGCCACCGGAGTCGGTCGCGGCGCCATCACCCAGGAGCAGGCCGACAAGTTCCTCGCCGACCTGGCCGCGGGCGCGCAGTCCGGCGACTTCCACATGTCAGTGACGATGTTCGCTGTCCTGGCCCACAAAGGCTAG